A window from Candidatus Hydrogenedentota bacterium encodes these proteins:
- a CDS encoding glycosyltransferase N-terminal domain-containing protein, with the protein MYLLYRAITSMAAPVGAAWLAIGKRHQPLRARWNPPPPETIPNRPLWIHACSVGEIGVARPILAALAEHRPGFPVLLTSSTVAGRQLARETCPGIPQTWFPFDTVATVRRFLAWARPCALALIETELWPNVLRETRRIGAPVLLINGRLSDKHHARYVRFARWLRPVVRQLSAAGMQNAEYAKRLVELGADPVRVRITGSVKFDGLRMGADPSAVARLRSGHGLPEDAPVLAFGSTRPGDEALAAHCWKALRDRFPSLRLLLAPRHAARIAEAVAPFNEPIQRRSEILGGGAPSNARIILLDTVGELADFYALATVSVVGGSFYPGVNGHNPLEPVAAGSPVVFGPYMRNFMDPARELVAHGGAIQIRTPDELLPVLERLLTTPGERRELVERGRAAIAANRGAVGRTIALIEEFVPELRAHEGSMGE; encoded by the coding sequence ATGTATCTTTTGTATCGTGCAATTACATCCATGGCCGCTCCCGTGGGTGCGGCGTGGCTTGCCATAGGCAAACGCCACCAGCCCTTGCGTGCCCGTTGGAACCCGCCTCCCCCCGAAACGATTCCGAATCGCCCGTTATGGATTCATGCCTGCAGCGTGGGGGAGATTGGCGTTGCGCGCCCGATTTTGGCGGCCCTTGCCGAACATCGGCCCGGCTTTCCCGTGCTCCTGACCTCCTCGACCGTTGCCGGCCGCCAGTTGGCCCGGGAGACTTGCCCCGGCATTCCCCAGACGTGGTTTCCGTTCGATACAGTAGCGACGGTGCGGCGGTTTCTGGCCTGGGCGCGACCGTGCGCGCTTGCGCTCATCGAAACCGAATTATGGCCGAACGTCCTGCGGGAAACCCGCCGTATAGGCGCTCCGGTTCTTTTGATCAATGGCCGCCTGAGCGACAAGCACCACGCGCGGTATGTGCGATTTGCGCGCTGGTTGCGTCCCGTCGTTCGGCAGTTGTCAGCGGCCGGCATGCAGAACGCGGAATATGCGAAACGCCTTGTCGAACTTGGCGCCGATCCTGTCCGCGTGCGCATTACGGGCAGCGTCAAATTCGACGGATTGCGCATGGGCGCCGATCCATCCGCGGTCGCCCGCCTGCGTTCCGGACACGGTCTTCCGGAAGACGCGCCCGTCTTGGCCTTTGGAAGCACCCGTCCCGGAGACGAGGCGCTGGCCGCGCACTGCTGGAAAGCGCTTCGCGATCGGTTTCCCTCGCTACGGCTCCTCCTCGCGCCGCGCCATGCCGCACGGATTGCGGAGGCTGTGGCGCCTTTCAACGAACCGATTCAGCGGCGATCGGAAATTCTCGGTGGCGGAGCGCCGTCAAACGCGCGGATTATCCTGCTCGATACCGTCGGAGAACTGGCGGATTTCTATGCGCTGGCGACGGTTTCCGTCGTTGGGGGAAGTTTCTATCCGGGCGTGAACGGCCATAACCCGCTGGAACCCGTCGCGGCGGGTTCACCGGTCGTATTCGGACCCTATATGCGCAACTTCATGGATCCCGCCCGCGAACTCGTTGCGCACGGCGGGGCGATTCAGATCCGGACACCGGACGAGTTGTTGCCGGTCCTCGAACGTCTCTTGACTACGCCCGGAGAACGGCGGGAATTGGTCGAGCGGGGACGTGCGGCGATTGCGGCGAACCGGGGCGCCGTCGGCCGCACGATCGCCCTGATCGAGGAATTCGTGCCGGAATTGCGCGCCCACGAGGGTTCCATGGGCGAATGA
- a CDS encoding sugar ABC transporter permease, with the protein MNILESIARLFDSFLERLDILFDQTRCRLGGDGVLAVFLSAPALLVLGMFGVFPLFHAVHMSLYGGKYGMGRFVGLANYAEALRSETFWHSFFVTVYYAIGTIPATMALSFTIAYGLHRIVRGRGFFRTVYFLPYVTSAVAAAMIWRALLNPQYGLANVVLGYAGMAPQDWLLEPRGVLHLLTQGHVPATIGPSLALCCVILFEIWHSSGFMIVVFLAGLTAIPRELEEAARMDGAGALQVVRNVVLPLLSPTIFFLAIVSVIKAFQAFNNLYALTGNGRGPVDTTQNVTVYIYSNFYEYQRWGYGAAVATLLCIAIVAMTLVQWRLAGRRVHYE; encoded by the coding sequence ATGAATATCCTGGAAAGCATCGCGCGTCTTTTCGACAGTTTCCTCGAACGGCTTGATATTCTTTTTGATCAAACTCGGTGCCGTCTTGGCGGCGATGGCGTTCTGGCCGTATTTTTATCGGCCCCAGCCTTGTTGGTGCTGGGGATGTTCGGCGTGTTTCCCCTTTTCCACGCGGTTCACATGAGCCTTTACGGCGGCAAGTACGGCATGGGACGTTTCGTCGGGCTTGCCAACTATGCCGAAGCGTTGCGATCGGAAACGTTCTGGCACAGTTTTTTCGTTACCGTCTACTATGCAATAGGAACGATTCCCGCCACGATGGCTTTGAGTTTCACGATTGCCTACGGCCTTCACCGAATCGTGCGTGGGCGCGGATTCTTTCGCACGGTTTACTTCCTGCCCTATGTGACGTCCGCCGTGGCCGCGGCGATGATTTGGCGCGCCCTGCTCAATCCGCAATACGGCCTGGCGAATGTCGTTCTCGGATATGCCGGCATGGCGCCGCAAGACTGGCTGCTTGAACCGCGCGGCGTTTTGCATCTGCTGACCCAGGGGCATGTGCCCGCAACTATCGGCCCGAGCCTTGCCCTTTGCTGCGTCATCCTCTTCGAGATCTGGCATTCGAGCGGTTTCATGATCGTCGTTTTTCTCGCGGGTCTTACCGCGATCCCGCGCGAGTTGGAGGAGGCGGCGCGCATGGATGGCGCCGGCGCGCTTCAGGTCGTCCGAAACGTTGTGTTGCCGCTGTTGTCGCCGACGATTTTCTTTCTTGCAATTGTCAGCGTCATCAAGGCGTTCCAAGCGTTCAACAACCTGTATGCCCTGACGGGCAACGGCCGCGGTCCCGTGGACACCACGCAAAACGTGACCGTTTACATCTACTCGAACTTCTACGAATACCAGCGATGGGGATACGGCGCGGCCGTGGCCACGCTGTTGTGCATCGCGATTGTCGCGATGACGCTTGTTCAATGGCGGCTGGCCGGGCGGCGGGTGCATTACGAATGA
- a CDS encoding carbohydrate ABC transporter permease, with protein sequence MIGRILLYIFLAAGMAATTFPFLWMITTAFKTLPEALSPSLHLLPVQWQWRNFIETFQAAPFGRYFFNSFLVGTAVTAAVIVSSLMAGYAFARLDFRGRSLLFGVVLATMMVPFEATLIPNFAMIRRLGWYNAYPALIVPWCANAFSIFLMRQAFMALPGDYFDAAKVDGCGHLRFLLRVGSPLVKPALVTVGLFAFLGSYNSLIWPLVVTSEDTMRVVQVGLTVFSGAEGVRLHLLMCASTIVILPTVALYFAAQKNFLESSLGSGLKG encoded by the coding sequence ATGATCGGGCGCATTCTTCTTTATATCTTCCTTGCCGCCGGCATGGCCGCCACGACCTTTCCGTTCCTGTGGATGATTACGACCGCGTTCAAAACCCTCCCCGAAGCGCTTTCGCCTTCCCTGCATCTGCTGCCCGTCCAGTGGCAGTGGCGCAATTTCATCGAAACGTTTCAGGCCGCTCCGTTCGGCCGGTATTTCTTCAATTCCTTCCTGGTGGGAACCGCCGTGACGGCGGCGGTGATCGTCTCGTCGCTCATGGCCGGATATGCGTTTGCCCGGCTGGACTTTCGCGGCCGTTCGCTGCTTTTCGGAGTTGTGCTGGCGACGATGATGGTGCCCTTTGAAGCGACGCTCATTCCTAATTTCGCCATGATTCGGAGGCTGGGCTGGTACAATGCCTATCCCGCGCTGATCGTCCCGTGGTGCGCGAACGCGTTTTCGATTTTTCTGATGCGGCAAGCCTTCATGGCGCTGCCCGGCGACTATTTCGACGCGGCCAAAGTGGATGGTTGCGGCCACCTGCGCTTCCTGCTGCGTGTGGGATCGCCGCTGGTCAAACCCGCCTTGGTCACGGTGGGGTTGTTTGCGTTCCTGGGCAGTTACAATTCGTTGATTTGGCCGCTCGTCGTCACCAGCGAGGACACAATGCGGGTCGTTCAGGTGGGCCTTACCGTGTTTTCGGGCGCGGAAGGCGTTCGCCTGCACCTGCTCATGTGCGCGTCCACTATTGTGATTTTGCCTACCGTGGCGTTATACTTCGCCGCGCAAAAAAACTTTCTCGAAAGTTCGCTAGGCTCCGGATTAAAAGGATAA
- a CDS encoding ABC transporter substrate-binding protein, with translation MFRWCVWGFVCAFLTSCGSGGPAGAPSASEKPPFKPIDPSVAVFWDRQTTETGALIRTLVDEFNAKRPHGLSIKIEHTGGYSDIFRKVSASIQAGALPAMAVAYQSMTAEYAQAGAVADLEPFVHDAKSGLGPEELDDFYPVVFETNRYPDFGGKMLSFPFCKSVLMLYFNKEVLSKAGFDAPPATWDEFIHQCRRIKAKTGKPAYAVSVDCSTITGMIFSLGGDLCDGKRTLFDSPQAIQAFEIIETLAKEKLGYQITPGSYDDETALAQGSVAFCIRSSSGRTNVAMLMQGAQDQWGMARLPQGDPANPRTVLFGPNICIFNTTPEQQQAAWDFVKFFTSREIGVRWALGTGYLPIRKSAADDPGLKKFWDAWPYNRAAFDCLPFAKSEPNLGGWQEVRALVEKAETEVLAGLKTGRDAAIELKRKADAVLSTQ, from the coding sequence ATGTTCCGATGGTGCGTGTGGGGGTTCGTGTGCGCCTTCCTGACTTCATGTGGAAGCGGAGGGCCGGCCGGCGCCCCGTCGGCCTCCGAAAAGCCCCCATTCAAGCCGATTGATCCCTCCGTGGCCGTCTTTTGGGACCGGCAAACCACCGAAACCGGGGCATTGATTCGCACGCTTGTGGATGAATTCAACGCGAAACGGCCCCATGGCCTTTCGATCAAGATTGAACACACCGGCGGGTACAGCGACATTTTCCGGAAAGTGTCCGCCAGCATTCAAGCGGGCGCCTTACCGGCCATGGCGGTGGCCTACCAGAGCATGACCGCCGAATACGCGCAAGCCGGCGCCGTAGCCGATCTCGAACCATTTGTACACGACGCCAAATCGGGACTCGGTCCGGAGGAACTGGACGATTTCTATCCCGTGGTGTTCGAAACCAACCGATACCCGGACTTCGGCGGCAAAATGCTGTCCTTCCCCTTCTGCAAAAGCGTTCTGATGTTATATTTTAATAAAGAAGTATTGTCCAAGGCGGGTTTCGACGCGCCGCCGGCGACGTGGGATGAATTCATCCATCAATGCCGCCGGATCAAGGCGAAAACCGGCAAGCCCGCCTATGCCGTTTCCGTGGATTGTTCGACCATTACCGGCATGATTTTCAGCCTCGGCGGCGACCTCTGCGACGGCAAACGGACATTGTTCGATTCGCCGCAGGCCATCCAGGCTTTCGAGATTATCGAGACGCTTGCAAAAGAAAAATTGGGCTATCAAATAACGCCAGGATCCTACGACGATGAGACGGCGCTTGCGCAAGGCAGCGTGGCGTTTTGCATTCGTTCGAGTTCAGGCCGCACCAACGTGGCCATGCTCATGCAGGGCGCCCAGGATCAATGGGGGATGGCGCGCCTACCCCAGGGCGATCCCGCCAATCCGCGCACCGTTCTGTTCGGGCCGAACATCTGCATTTTCAACACCACCCCCGAACAACAGCAGGCCGCGTGGGATTTCGTCAAGTTTTTTACCTCGCGCGAGATTGGCGTGCGCTGGGCGCTGGGCACCGGCTACCTGCCCATCCGCAAGTCGGCGGCGGACGATCCGGGCCTGAAAAAATTCTGGGATGCGTGGCCCTATAATCGGGCTGCGTTCGATTGTCTGCCTTTTGCCAAGTCCGAGCCGAATCTTGGGGGATGGCAGGAGGTGCGCGCGTTGGTTGAAAAAGCGGAAACGGAAGTCTTGGCCGGGCTCAAGACCGGGCGGGATGCCGCGATTGAACTCAAACGCAAGGCCGACGCGGTTCTCTCCACCCAGTAA